TATTAGAAAAGCGACCTATATAGATTAAACTCTTCTTTATAAGAAGATTAATGCACAccaagaattatatatatagctatATTGGCTTTTCTTATTGTTCGGTAGTCAAACTCATACCCAAGTCACTAAAGTTGATGCCAAATACCAACACATATAGACATATATAAACGTATGGTCGAAAACTACTTATAGAGTTGCACAAAGAAAAATAGTTTGGTTGGtcgtattttcaaaatttaaaactcaTTTTTGTGTTCACTCagccagaaaaaaaaatcatattgaaTTTATCTCCAGACTTCAAAGTTTATATCTATTTGTTTTCTCTCAACCcaaaagaagaatcaagaaagcaaagaaaaaaatgggTGTTCTTGATCACGTCTCTGAATACTTTGATTGCTCCTCCCATGGTAGCTCCAAGAGACACAAAAGTCTACAGGTAACAAACTCGAcccatatatataattacgtTTTACATAACcacaactttttaatatattatggtGGACATTAGACGGTGGATGTGAGGGTTTTGATAGACTGTGAAGGGTGCGAGAGGAAAGTGAGAAGAGCCTTAGAAAGAATGAAAGGAGTGAGAGATGTAACCATCGAGGCCAATGCTCAGAAAGTGACTGTGGTTGGTTACGTTGAGCCAAACAGAGTGGTGGCTCGGATCATTCACCGGACCGGTAAAAGAGCTGAgctttacccttttgttccttACGACGTTGTGGCTCACCCTTACGCGTCCGGTGTCTACGATAATAGAGCTCCGGTTGGGTACGTTAGGAACACCGAGTATGATCCACATGTATCGCGGCTCGCACGTGCTAGCTCCACTGAAGTTCGTTATACCACGGCGTTTAGCGACGAGAACGCCTCCGGTTGTGTGATTATGTGATTTTATTTGTTGTtccttttgattttatttttctgtgtTGATGTGTTTTCGATAattgaattttgtttgtttgtttgttcatgTTGGTATGTAATGTATAACTAACACCGAGTTAAAAATGTAGACGGTATTTTGATGAATAGGTtatcaaaatgataaaaaaataaatattaatttgcGAGATAATAATGGCCAAAATGATactaaagatagacttttttaatattttcggacatattaagaaaacacattaaactaccataataaatgtatcgttttctgtaattttcaattttcaataaattttaaacaataataattcaataaagtcaattaatttttttgaagtttacaattttttcgtagaaaacacaaaaatacatttttgtgaaataattttttttctaaaaagtctatcttAATGAAACGTATCTTAACGAAATGGAGGGGGTAAGTTGCATTATAacattattaaaagatattaaaactGCTATGATTTTGTAAGTCTTTTAGAACGATTTTCAAATAACAATATAGTAAGTTACTCAAATAATtgtggaaaaaaattaaaagtaaatttgtCGTATTACAGGAATTAAAAAAGTCTAGTTTGTTTTCTCTTGGACCTAATATAGTTAGGTGGAATTGACTAGGACGAAAAATAATGCAAATTTGATAGCTTGCGGTGGCCATCTAATCATTAGCCATGATGAAGTAGGATTATTAGTTTAGTTGTCACTAATTTACCTGTTTAAAGGAAGCATCTCATTGTTAATGATGTGATTATGAAATGAGAGAAAGTATGAATAAACGTAGAAATCATTGAAGTTAAGGAAACAACATGGATACATGTGTAGCAATCAGAGCAAATAGTTGTCCCTTAACTGTCACAAGCGTTGAAATAGTGTATTGGTTGctataaatttatcaatatgATTACACGAAGTTAGCCAATTGTATTTTCTATGAACTGTATTGTGATCACTTTGGATATAACTAGTCTATCTCCTTATATAATGTCAACACATATATGACCAGGGATTAATTTCGTATCAGTTGCATTAAATGCCAGGATGTGTTTCTATGAaaatagtttaatct
The window above is part of the Brassica napus cultivar Da-Ae chromosome C3, Da-Ae, whole genome shotgun sequence genome. Proteins encoded here:
- the LOC106421778 gene encoding heavy metal-associated isoprenylated plant protein 25 encodes the protein MGVLDHVSEYFDCSSHGSSKRHKSLQTVDVRVLIDCEGCERKVRRALERMKGVRDVTIEANAQKVTVVGYVEPNRVVARIIHRTGKRAELYPFVPYDVVAHPYASGVYDNRAPVGYVRNTEYDPHVSRLARASSTEVRYTTAFSDENASGCVIM